In Acinetobacter sp. TGL-Y2, a genomic segment contains:
- a CDS encoding multidrug efflux RND transporter permease subunit, giving the protein MLSKFFIERPIFAGVLAIIVMAIGIFAVNSLPVERYPDIAPPRITISATYTGADAETVEESVTQVLEQQIKGIDHLLYFSSSSNSSGNSRISLSFENGTDPDTAQVQVQNSINGVINRLPEDVQRQGVNVYKSLGDTFMVVGLYDTTNKSNNIELSDYLADHIEQEIARIEGVGEVDVFGSQYAMRIWLNPNLLTQHALMPSDIRAAIEAQNTQVAAGGVGDLPTVQDQYLNAKVTAGSRLRTVDEFNQIIVKATPNGSFVYLKDVARVELGAENYQAFNTINGFPSAGLAVSMSSGANALATSALIKAELAEITKKLPPGYKIVYPRDNTPFVQESIKEVVKTLIEAIILVVLVIFIFLQSWRATLIPTLTVPIVILGTFAILYGLGMTINTLTLFALVLAIGLLVDDAIVVVENVERLMHEQGMTPKQASIESMKEMTGALIGITVVLTAVFIPMAFFSGSTGVIYRQFSITLISAMSLSLLVALVLTPALCAIILKPNVKPQRWAVWFNLKMEGLKASYLKLIQKSFALKWVVLVLFAGLITVFGLIYKSLPTSFIPSEDQGFISVQFSLVEGAPMSNSRVVGEEIREYFLEHEKDNVELVQIRYGRNFSGTGQNLGTGFVALKHWNDRAGDENSAQSIRERAMQHFKKHANARIMISLPGSVSGLGDTNGLEFWLQDLNGQGRPYLESQFKVLEQKAIDFTSFENIAKRSNPDKAKLKVDIDQKLAMVNGLSQSAINSTLSSAWGGSYINDFIDRGRIKRVMMQGEAEYRSKPEDLNAWSVRNNLNQMIPFSNFATISWEGGPDVVNRFQGYTALQMEADTAKNVSSGDAMQDIKALVDQSEGVGLAWSGLSYQEQKSSTQAVWLYLISVGFIFLCLAALYESWTIPSVVLAAIPLGIGGNIIFSGMVGFPNDIYFQIALLTTIGLSCKNAILIVEFAAAAQERGLTAMAAATEAAGLRLRPILMTSLAFGAGVIPLVFAVGAGAASRQEIGVSVLGGVIFGTVLVLIFIPFMYVLIRSLFQRKAKQN; this is encoded by the coding sequence ATGCTATCTAAGTTTTTTATTGAGCGACCTATTTTTGCTGGTGTGTTGGCGATCATTGTGATGGCCATCGGAATTTTTGCCGTCAACAGTTTACCAGTTGAGCGCTATCCTGACATTGCACCGCCTCGCATTACTATTTCTGCAACGTATACGGGCGCAGATGCTGAAACTGTAGAAGAAAGTGTCACGCAAGTCTTAGAACAACAAATTAAGGGCATTGATCATCTTCTCTATTTCAGTTCAAGCAGTAATTCATCTGGCAATAGTCGCATCAGTTTAAGTTTTGAAAATGGCACAGACCCAGATACTGCACAGGTGCAAGTACAAAATAGCATTAATGGGGTGATTAATCGGTTACCTGAAGATGTGCAGCGCCAAGGCGTGAACGTTTATAAATCCTTAGGGGATACTTTTATGGTGGTGGGTTTATACGACACCACCAATAAAAGTAACAATATTGAACTGTCAGATTATTTGGCAGATCATATAGAACAAGAGATTGCACGGATTGAAGGTGTGGGCGAGGTCGATGTGTTTGGTTCTCAATATGCCATGCGAATTTGGTTAAATCCGAACTTACTCACCCAACATGCCTTAATGCCAAGCGATATTCGAGCGGCGATTGAAGCACAAAATACACAAGTGGCGGCAGGAGGTGTGGGTGATTTACCTACAGTGCAAGACCAATATCTAAATGCCAAAGTGACTGCCGGTTCAAGGCTCAGAACTGTAGATGAATTTAATCAAATTATTGTCAAAGCCACGCCCAATGGCAGTTTTGTTTATCTTAAAGACGTGGCAAGGGTTGAACTGGGTGCAGAAAACTACCAGGCCTTTAACACCATCAATGGCTTTCCATCGGCAGGACTTGCGGTTTCTATGTCCTCGGGTGCAAATGCGTTGGCAACTTCAGCCTTAATTAAAGCCGAGCTTGCCGAGATTACTAAAAAACTGCCACCAGGCTATAAAATTGTTTATCCACGGGATAACACCCCGTTCGTGCAAGAGTCGATTAAAGAGGTGGTTAAAACCCTCATTGAAGCGATCATCTTGGTGGTTTTGGTGATATTTATCTTTTTACAAAGTTGGCGGGCCACGCTTATTCCAACGCTGACTGTGCCGATTGTGATTTTAGGGACATTTGCGATTTTGTATGGCCTAGGCATGACCATCAATACCTTGACGTTATTTGCCTTGGTGTTGGCGATTGGTCTGTTGGTTGATGATGCGATTGTGGTGGTTGAAAACGTTGAACGGCTAATGCATGAACAAGGCATGACCCCGAAACAAGCTTCGATTGAATCGATGAAGGAAATGACGGGCGCATTGATTGGAATTACTGTGGTATTGACCGCGGTGTTTATTCCAATGGCATTTTTTAGTGGTTCAACTGGCGTGATTTACCGTCAGTTTTCCATTACGCTCATCTCCGCGATGTCCTTATCGCTGTTGGTGGCGTTGGTGCTGACGCCTGCCTTATGCGCGATTATTTTAAAACCCAATGTAAAACCGCAGCGCTGGGCAGTGTGGTTTAACCTAAAAATGGAAGGTCTCAAAGCCAGTTACTTAAAACTGATTCAAAAAAGCTTTGCGCTGAAATGGGTGGTGTTGGTTCTTTTTGCGGGATTAATCACCGTGTTTGGACTGATTTATAAGTCACTGCCGACCAGTTTTATTCCCAGTGAAGATCAGGGTTTTATTAGCGTCCAGTTCAGCTTGGTCGAAGGCGCACCCATGAGCAACAGCCGCGTGGTGGGTGAAGAGATTCGTGAATACTTTTTAGAGCATGAAAAAGACAATGTTGAATTGGTGCAAATTCGGTATGGACGTAATTTTTCAGGCACAGGGCAAAATCTAGGTACCGGCTTTGTCGCGTTAAAACATTGGAATGATCGTGCAGGTGATGAAAATTCAGCGCAATCGATTCGTGAACGTGCCATGCAACATTTTAAAAAGCATGCAAATGCAAGGATTATGATCAGTTTACCGGGTTCTGTGAGTGGTTTAGGCGATACCAATGGATTGGAGTTTTGGCTTCAAGATCTAAATGGTCAAGGTCGTCCTTATTTGGAGAGTCAGTTTAAAGTGCTTGAACAAAAAGCCATTGATTTCACCAGTTTTGAAAATATCGCCAAACGTTCTAATCCAGATAAAGCCAAGTTGAAAGTGGATATTGATCAAAAGCTGGCCATGGTCAATGGACTCTCTCAATCTGCCATTAACAGTACCTTGTCAAGTGCTTGGGGTGGCTCATATATCAATGACTTTATTGATCGTGGGCGGATTAAACGCGTGATGATGCAAGGTGAAGCTGAATACCGCTCGAAACCTGAAGATCTTAATGCATGGTCGGTGCGTAACAATCTCAATCAAATGATTCCGTTTAGTAACTTCGCCACCATATCTTGGGAAGGTGGACCCGATGTGGTCAATCGCTTCCAAGGCTATACCGCATTGCAAATGGAAGCAGATACGGCAAAAAATGTCAGTTCAGGCGACGCCATGCAAGACATTAAAGCCTTAGTGGATCAATCTGAAGGTGTAGGTCTGGCATGGAGTGGACTGTCGTATCAAGAACAAAAGTCCAGTACGCAAGCTGTGTGGCTGTATCTGATATCGGTTGGATTTATCTTTTTGTGTCTGGCAGCATTGTATGAAAGTTGGACTATTCCGTCTGTGGTGCTTGCCGCGATTCCACTGGGCATTGGGGGCAATATCATCTTCAGTGGCATGGTCGGTTTTCCAAACGATATTTACTTCCAAATTGCATTGCTGACCACCATTGGTCTGTCCTGTAAAAATGCCATTCTCATTGTGGAGTTTGCTGCCGCGGCTCAAGAACGTGGTTTGACGGCTATGGCAGCCGCAACTGAAGCGGCAGGGCTGCGTTTACGTCCGATTTTAATGACCTCGTTGGCTTTTGGGGCTGGCGTCATTCCTTTGGTGTTTGCCGTGGGTGCAGGCGCAGCAAGTCGCCAAGAGATTGGAGTCAGTGTGCTGGGCGGGGTTATTTTTGGTACGGTGCTGGTACTGATTTTTATTCCGTTTATGTATGTCCTGATTCGTTCACTCTTTCAGCGCAAAGCTAAGCAAAACTAA
- a CDS encoding glycerophosphodiester phosphodiesterase — translation MIKRTLCSLAILASLSACNDDNDSNNSTQPEIKKPEIMIVGHRGASALRPEHTLESYQKAMNDGADFIEPDLVPTKDGYLVARHENEIGGTSNISTLPQFADREKTKSIDGVIIKGWFTEDFTLAELNLIKARERIPKIRPQNTQYNDLYNIPTLEQIIELADAHYKKTGKIVGLYIETKHPSYFSQPSINLAMEDKLLSTLSKYSYTRDIAPVYLQSFEVKNLKYLSEQLKLHKSLKHAKIIQLFDSKTNFPADGSTQTYGEMATASGLKNVAVYADGVGPSKTYILPNTQPATPTSFVKDAHAVGLKVHPYTLRPENEFLPNYLDCSAQVEQRCEAGALQEYEIFFKAGVDGVFTDDPALGRKALNQYLSTLPKK, via the coding sequence ATGATAAAAAGAACCCTATGTAGTCTTGCCATTCTTGCCTCTTTAAGCGCATGTAATGATGACAATGACAGCAACAACTCTACTCAACCTGAAATAAAAAAACCTGAGATTATGATTGTGGGGCATCGCGGTGCCAGTGCGTTACGCCCTGAACACACGCTTGAATCCTATCAAAAAGCGATGAATGATGGTGCTGATTTTATTGAACCAGATCTGGTGCCAACCAAAGATGGTTACTTGGTGGCTCGGCATGAAAATGAAATCGGTGGCACGTCCAATATCAGTACACTGCCCCAATTTGCAGATCGTGAAAAGACCAAGAGTATTGACGGGGTCATTATAAAGGGTTGGTTTACTGAAGATTTCACTTTGGCTGAGTTAAATTTAATCAAAGCTCGGGAACGAATTCCTAAAATTCGCCCACAAAACACCCAGTACAACGACCTTTATAATATTCCGACTTTAGAACAAATTATTGAACTGGCGGATGCACATTATAAAAAAACAGGCAAAATCGTGGGACTGTATATCGAAACCAAACACCCTAGTTATTTCAGCCAGCCTTCAATTAATTTGGCAATGGAAGACAAATTATTAAGCACTTTATCCAAATATTCCTATACCCGTGATATCGCACCGGTCTATTTACAATCTTTTGAAGTCAAAAATTTAAAATACTTAAGCGAACAGCTCAAGCTACACAAAAGCTTAAAGCATGCAAAAATTATTCAGCTCTTTGACAGTAAAACTAATTTTCCTGCAGATGGCTCAACTCAAACTTATGGGGAAATGGCGACAGCAAGTGGTCTTAAAAATGTTGCCGTTTACGCAGATGGTGTAGGTCCAAGTAAAACCTATATCCTGCCGAATACTCAGCCTGCCACGCCGACATCGTTTGTCAAAGATGCCCATGCTGTAGGCTTGAAAGTACATCCATATACGCTACGCCCAGAAAACGAATTTTTACCGAATTATTTAGATTGTAGCGCACAAGTAGAACAGCGCTGTGAAGCGGGTGCACTTCAAGAATATGAGATTTTCTTTAAAGCCGGTGTGGACGGCGTCTTTACCGATGATCCGGCTTTAGGTCGTAAAGCGCTTAATCAATATTTAAGCACTCTTCCCAAAAAATAA
- a CDS encoding MBL fold metallo-hydrolase, with protein MKVLSLAVMLALGVVQTVQANEINTATNPSSAHSGFKVQQFGPYKIVALLDGHLALDRELFHKNIDQEERVKLFTQLGITSALKTPVNAFLIDDGQSVMLVDSGAASCFGSNLGSIASNIEAAGYKLSNIKTVFLTHLHPDHTCGITKDAKAVFPYASLYVHEDEVAYWLAPNAISKIPVAQQAKFKTTVAQIEQAVAPYKQFMSFRTFKDGAMINGLEVVNTQGHTPGHRSFKLSHGHEQLVFLGDVVHSHQLQFEQPRLSVDFDVDAVKAADTRVALFNQLAQKKTLVAAAHLPFPGLGYIQENGASKFKWVSVASPVTPVTPVTPVTPVTPVTPVTPVTPVTPVTPVTPVTPVTPVTPVTPVTPVTAKPQADRKSPPEVVIVPNGLGPETTAEIVPEVTSIEAPIVPKTVTKEEITPNIQIKESIKPVTPTVSQEVLPSVEAAITPSATAPVVKAQPIPRN; from the coding sequence ATGAAAGTCTTGTCTTTAGCGGTAATGTTGGCTCTTGGGGTAGTGCAAACGGTTCAGGCCAATGAAATCAATACAGCGACAAACCCAAGTTCTGCCCATTCGGGCTTTAAAGTCCAGCAATTTGGACCTTATAAAATAGTGGCATTACTGGATGGTCACTTAGCATTAGATCGTGAACTGTTTCATAAAAATATAGATCAAGAAGAACGCGTTAAATTATTTACCCAATTAGGCATTACTTCGGCTTTAAAAACCCCTGTGAATGCATTCTTAATTGATGATGGTCAATCTGTGATGTTGGTGGACAGTGGTGCAGCGAGCTGTTTTGGTTCGAATTTAGGTTCTATTGCCAGTAATATTGAAGCGGCAGGTTATAAGCTAAGCAATATCAAAACTGTGTTTTTAACGCATCTGCATCCAGATCATACTTGCGGCATTACCAAAGACGCTAAAGCGGTATTTCCTTATGCTTCACTTTATGTTCATGAAGATGAAGTGGCGTATTGGTTAGCGCCCAACGCCATTAGCAAGATTCCTGTTGCTCAGCAAGCCAAATTTAAAACCACGGTTGCACAGATTGAACAGGCAGTTGCACCCTATAAGCAGTTTATGAGTTTCCGTACCTTTAAAGATGGCGCGATGATTAATGGACTTGAAGTGGTCAATACCCAAGGACATACGCCGGGTCATCGTAGCTTTAAACTGAGCCATGGACATGAGCAGCTCGTTTTCTTGGGCGATGTGGTGCATTCACATCAATTACAGTTTGAACAGCCAAGATTGTCGGTAGATTTTGATGTAGATGCAGTTAAAGCCGCGGATACACGCGTGGCTTTATTTAATCAGCTTGCGCAGAAAAAAACCCTAGTTGCTGCTGCACATTTACCTTTTCCAGGTTTAGGTTATATTCAGGAAAATGGAGCTTCAAAATTTAAGTGGGTCAGCGTAGCATCGCCTGTGACGCCTGTGACGCCTGTGACGCCTGTGACGCCTGTGACGCCTGTGACGCCTGTGACGCCTGTGACGCCTGTGACGCCTGTGACGCCTGTGACGCCTGTGACGCCTGTGACGCCTGTGACGCCTGTGACGCCTGTGACGCCTGTGACAGCCAAGCCGCAAGCAGATCGTAAAAGCCCGCCTGAAGTAGTGATCGTACCCAATGGTTTAGGTCCTGAAACGACTGCTGAAATAGTTCCTGAAGTAACGTCGATTGAAGCGCCAATAGTACCCAAAACGGTGACGAAGGAAGAAATTACGCCGAACATCCAAATTAAAGAGTCGATAAAGCCCGTTACACCAACGGTATCACAAGAAGTTCTTCCTTCTGTTGAAGCCGCTATAACGCCAAGTGCCACGGCACCTGTGGTCAAAGCACAGCCGATTCCACGAAATTAA
- a CDS encoding diacylglycerol kinase, with product MNEYSSLKGKTGLKRILHATGYSLARFKAAFKHEAAFRQIVLINACLIPTTFLLNVSRLEQAVLITVCLLAVIVELFNSAIEAVVDRVSLDKHPLSKNAKDMGSAAQFVAQCIIIITWLVILLPE from the coding sequence ATGAATGAGTATTCTTCCTTAAAAGGCAAAACGGGTCTAAAACGCATTCTTCATGCCACAGGATATTCGCTTGCTAGGTTTAAAGCTGCTTTTAAACATGAGGCCGCTTTTCGACAAATTGTGCTGATCAATGCCTGTCTTATCCCTACAACTTTCTTGCTGAATGTCTCACGCCTTGAGCAAGCCGTTTTGATCACAGTATGTTTATTGGCCGTGATTGTTGAGCTGTTTAATTCTGCTATTGAAGCTGTTGTTGACCGTGTATCACTTGACAAACACCCACTTTCTAAAAATGCCAAAGATATGGGTAGTGCCGCGCAGTTTGTCGCACAGTGCATCATTATTATCACTTGGCTAGTGATTTTATTACCTGAATAA
- a CDS encoding YadA-like family protein, with the protein MNSSVDKVEETAYRGVAIALAAQQNVPNLGAGQTAVFGGVGHYESESAFAMGLATVLKDGRTSISGALGVAGGSEIGGRLGVAYVFGGK; encoded by the coding sequence TTGAACTCAAGTGTTGATAAAGTTGAAGAAACAGCTTACCGCGGTGTTGCAATTGCTTTGGCAGCTCAACAAAACGTGCCTAATCTAGGTGCAGGTCAAACTGCTGTATTTGGTGGTGTAGGTCACTACGAAAGCGAATCAGCATTTGCAATGGGTCTTGCAACTGTACTTAAAGACGGTCGTACTTCTATCAGCGGCGCATTAGGTGTTGCTGGTGGTAGCGAAATCGGCGGGCGTTTAGGCGTAGCTTACGTGTTCGGCGGTAAATAA
- the groL gene encoding chaperonin GroEL (60 kDa chaperone family; promotes refolding of misfolded polypeptides especially under stressful conditions; forms two stacked rings of heptamers to form a barrel-shaped 14mer; ends can be capped by GroES; misfolded proteins enter the barrel where they are refolded when GroES binds) translates to MSAKEVKFGDSARSKMIAGVNILADAVKVTLGPKGRNVVIDRSFGSPHITKDGVTVAKEITLKDKFENMGAQLVREVSSKTNDIAGDGTTTATVLAQAILNEGIKSVTAGMNPMDLKRGIDLAVKAVVENIKATAKPASDTKAIEQVGSISANSDTTVGKLIAEAMERVGKEGVITVEEGSSFEDSLDVVEGMQFDRGYISPYFANKQETLTAELENPFILLVDKKISNIRELISVLEAVAKTGKPLLIIAEDVEGEALATLVVNNMRGIIKVCAVKAPGFGDRRKAMLQDIAILTGATVISEEVGMSLETASIQDLGTAHKITVSKENTVIVDGAGDAAQIAERVQQIRAQIEESSSEYDKEKLQERVAKLAGGVAVIKIGAATEVEMKEKKDRVDDALHATRAAVEEGVVAGGGVALVRAAKALDGLVGANDDQNVGINILRRAIEAPLRQIVSNAGDEPSVVINAVKNGEGNFGYNAATGEYGDMLEMGILDPAKVTRSALEHAASVAALMLTTECMITDIPEDKAAMPDMGGMGGMGGMM, encoded by the coding sequence ATGTCAGCTAAAGAAGTAAAATTTGGTGATTCAGCGCGTTCAAAAATGATCGCGGGTGTAAACATTCTTGCAGATGCTGTAAAAGTCACTTTAGGTCCTAAAGGCCGTAACGTTGTTATTGACCGTTCTTTCGGTTCACCGCACATTACTAAAGATGGTGTAACGGTTGCGAAAGAAATTACCCTTAAAGACAAGTTTGAAAACATGGGCGCTCAATTGGTTCGTGAAGTTTCTTCAAAAACCAATGATATCGCGGGTGACGGTACAACGACTGCGACTGTGCTTGCACAAGCAATCTTAAACGAAGGCATCAAATCAGTGACTGCGGGTATGAACCCAATGGACTTGAAACGTGGTATTGATCTTGCAGTTAAAGCAGTTGTTGAAAACATTAAAGCAACAGCTAAACCTGCATCTGATACTAAAGCCATTGAACAAGTTGGTTCGATTTCTGCAAACTCTGACACCACTGTGGGTAAGCTGATTGCTGAAGCAATGGAGCGTGTGGGCAAAGAAGGCGTGATCACGGTTGAAGAAGGTTCAAGCTTCGAAGACTCACTTGATGTTGTTGAAGGTATGCAGTTTGACCGTGGTTATATCAGCCCGTATTTTGCCAACAAACAAGAGACTTTAACTGCCGAACTTGAAAATCCATTCATTCTTCTTGTTGATAAAAAAATCAGCAACATCCGTGAATTGATTTCTGTCCTTGAAGCTGTGGCTAAAACGGGTAAACCGCTTTTAATCATTGCTGAAGATGTTGAAGGCGAAGCACTTGCAACTTTGGTTGTGAACAATATGCGCGGCATTATCAAAGTATGTGCTGTTAAAGCACCTGGTTTTGGTGACCGTCGTAAAGCAATGCTTCAAGACATCGCGATCCTAACGGGTGCGACAGTGATTTCTGAAGAAGTGGGTATGTCTTTAGAAACAGCTTCTATTCAAGATTTGGGTACTGCGCACAAAATTACCGTATCTAAAGAAAATACCGTGATTGTTGATGGTGCAGGTGATGCAGCTCAAATTGCAGAGCGCGTTCAACAGATCCGTGCTCAAATCGAAGAATCTTCTTCTGAGTACGACAAAGAAAAACTTCAAGAACGTGTCGCTAAACTTGCGGGCGGTGTGGCTGTCATCAAAATTGGTGCAGCGACTGAAGTTGAAATGAAAGAGAAGAAAGACCGTGTTGACGATGCACTTCATGCAACACGCGCTGCGGTTGAAGAAGGTGTGGTTGCAGGTGGTGGTGTTGCACTTGTTCGTGCAGCTAAAGCACTTGATGGCTTGGTTGGTGCGAACGATGACCAAAACGTGGGGATTAACATTCTACGCCGTGCAATCGAAGCGCCACTTCGTCAAATCGTATCAAATGCGGGCGATGAGCCATCTGTTGTGATCAACGCGGTGAAGAACGGTGAAGGTAACTTCGGTTATAACGCTGCAACTGGCGAATATGGCGATATGCTTGAAATGGGTATTCTTGACCCTGCAAAAGTAACTCGTTCAGCGCTTGAACATGCTGCATCTGTTGCTGCACTTATGCTGACGACTGAATGTATGATTACCGACATTCCAGAAGATAAAGCTGCAATGCCAGATATGGGTGGCATGGGTGGCATGGGCGGTATGATGTAA
- a CDS encoding co-chaperone GroES, whose translation MSNIRPLHDRVVIRRVEEETKTAGGILLPGSAAEKPAQGEIIAIGNGLVTETGVRPLDVKVGDKVLFGTYAGTTVKVQGEELLIMKESDILAVLEA comes from the coding sequence ATGAGCAATATTCGTCCATTACATGATCGCGTAGTTATTCGTCGTGTTGAAGAAGAAACTAAAACTGCTGGCGGTATTTTACTCCCAGGTTCTGCTGCTGAAAAACCAGCGCAAGGGGAAATCATTGCAATCGGGAATGGTCTTGTAACTGAAACTGGCGTTCGTCCTTTAGATGTAAAAGTGGGCGACAAAGTTTTGTTTGGTACATATGCAGGCACAACTGTGAAAGTACAAGGCGAAGAGCTTCTCATCATGAAAGAATCTGACATTTTAGCGGTACTTGAAGCTTAA